Proteins from a single region of Labedella gwakjiensis:
- a CDS encoding alanine racemase C-terminal domain-containing protein, with amino-acid sequence MRPLRQLRVVVSALEENIAREAHRADVLVDVTADAFGLGVDRVAAAARAAGVPRLFVATMDGALATRRLVPDLEIVVGRATADRGAELDEARISVDPAGGRRIVRDEVYGFDGRSRVTASLRTEVLSTKHIRAGDGVSYGYTYRASRDECTALVALGYGDGVHRHAGNVSTVSIDGSVAPIVGRVAMNVFVVSLGDRLVRPGAPVVLFGDPDDGDPALADWSRALGVQPAAVVAGIGNRVERVES; translated from the coding sequence ATGCGTCCCCTGCGGCAGTTGCGCGTCGTCGTCTCGGCGCTCGAGGAGAACATCGCACGAGAGGCCCACCGTGCTGACGTCCTCGTCGACGTGACGGCCGACGCCTTCGGTCTCGGCGTCGACCGGGTCGCGGCCGCTGCTCGCGCCGCTGGAGTGCCGAGGCTGTTCGTGGCCACCATGGACGGTGCTCTGGCAACACGTCGACTCGTACCCGATCTCGAGATCGTGGTCGGTCGGGCGACTGCCGACCGCGGAGCCGAGCTCGACGAAGCGCGCATCTCGGTCGACCCTGCCGGCGGAAGGAGGATCGTGCGCGACGAGGTCTACGGCTTCGATGGACGCTCGCGCGTCACAGCCTCCCTCCGCACCGAGGTGCTCTCGACGAAGCACATCAGGGCTGGCGACGGCGTCTCGTACGGGTACACCTACCGGGCGAGCCGGGACGAGTGCACGGCCCTCGTCGCGCTCGGCTATGGCGACGGTGTCCACCGCCATGCGGGGAACGTCTCCACCGTGAGCATCGACGGCTCGGTCGCTCCCATCGTCGGACGCGTCGCGATGAATGTCTTCGTCGTCTCTCTCGGCGACCGCCTCGTCCGTCCCGGTGCGCCTGTGGTGCTGTTCGGTGACCCGGACGACGGGGATCCGGCCCTCGCGGACTGGTCACGCGCGCTGGGCGTGCAACCGGCGGCCGTCGTCGCCGGGATAGGGAACCGCGTGGAACGGGTGGAGTCGTGA
- a CDS encoding MurT ligase domain-containing protein — MGLRYTVPILIGRLARAVTRARGGGSAYPGHLVNRLAPSYLPSLPDQLPGGVVFVLGSNGKSTTTHMVSEVLRAHGLRVFTNPTGANLPQGVTSALLSEVSLTGRLSADVAVLEIDEAYAVKLAQTLRPSIVLMLNVQVDQLFRFYETERVADMMIDTGVLASTNVVTNREDPYLSKVGRKIAGDRPAVSYFGASADVVARSAHGLVNAEDFRDPDAVGHVEAASEVVGWSGTSASISIGGETLDVALPARGLHYAVDAAAALQTARLVLESQFSADRAVEAFRVMRPAYGRGELLQFGSEQVEITMFKNGASLQLNLDAFDSPPEQVLLAIDEGTPDISWIYDVDFSALDHVDVISGAKGWQIALRLEHAGIPVHHIEPDLKKGIEIMRRLPAPTTGRKAWIVNYEQMMYARKLVGQGDMEIAR, encoded by the coding sequence ATGGGTCTCCGCTATACCGTCCCGATCCTCATCGGCCGGCTGGCCCGGGCCGTCACGCGCGCGCGCGGTGGCGGCTCGGCCTATCCCGGCCACCTCGTCAACCGGCTCGCGCCGAGCTACCTCCCGAGCCTGCCGGATCAGCTTCCCGGCGGCGTCGTCTTCGTCCTCGGGTCGAACGGGAAGTCGACGACCACCCACATGGTGTCGGAGGTGCTCAGAGCCCACGGGCTCCGCGTGTTCACCAACCCGACGGGGGCGAACCTCCCGCAAGGCGTGACGAGCGCCCTGCTGAGCGAGGTCAGCCTCACGGGCCGGCTCTCCGCCGACGTCGCCGTCCTCGAGATCGACGAGGCGTACGCCGTCAAGCTCGCGCAGACACTGCGGCCGTCGATCGTTCTGATGCTCAACGTCCAGGTCGATCAGCTCTTCCGGTTCTATGAGACCGAGCGTGTGGCCGACATGATGATCGACACCGGGGTGCTCGCGTCGACGAACGTCGTGACGAACCGTGAAGACCCCTACCTCAGCAAGGTCGGCCGCAAGATCGCCGGGGACCGCCCCGCCGTCAGCTACTTCGGCGCGAGCGCCGACGTCGTGGCGCGTTCCGCTCATGGCCTCGTCAACGCCGAGGACTTCCGCGATCCTGACGCCGTCGGGCACGTCGAGGCGGCGTCCGAGGTCGTCGGCTGGTCTGGCACCTCTGCATCGATCTCGATCGGCGGGGAGACGCTCGACGTCGCGCTGCCGGCACGCGGGCTCCACTACGCGGTCGACGCTGCGGCGGCGCTCCAGACCGCTCGCCTCGTGCTCGAGTCCCAGTTCTCGGCCGATCGTGCCGTCGAGGCCTTCCGCGTCATGCGGCCGGCGTACGGCCGCGGCGAGCTCCTTCAGTTCGGAAGCGAGCAGGTCGAGATCACGATGTTCAAGAACGGCGCGAGCCTGCAACTGAACCTCGACGCCTTCGATTCACCGCCAGAGCAGGTCCTCCTGGCGATCGATGAGGGTACCCCCGACATCTCCTGGATCTACGACGTCGACTTCTCGGCCCTCGATCACGTGGATGTCATCTCCGGTGCGAAGGGCTGGCAGATCGCCCTCCGCCTCGAGCATGCAGGGATCCCCGTCCACCACATCGAGCCGGACCTCAAGAAGGGCATCGAGATCATGCGCCGACTTCCGGCCCCGACGACGGGCCGAAAGGCCTGGATCGTCAACTACGAGCAGATGATGTACGCCCGCAAGCTCGTGGGCCAGGGCGACATGGAGATCGCACGATGA
- a CDS encoding type 1 glutamine amidotransferase, whose protein sequence is MSVDGENLVIAQLYPDELGVTGDSGNVLAISTRLERAGATVTVVHHRIGDALVSRPDIVVIGNGPLSAVRSVIDDLRRIAPDLTEWVASGLPLLAVGAGMEALGESIVTPDGETIDGIGVFPLSTDRAGARHAGYLVVDSSVGRIVGFEDHRTVTTRRDGAAPFGRVTSGVTGTAGFEDGVRVSNAIGTRVQGPVLPLNPVLTDFLIARALERRGLDWSAGPSHAELDRLAEEARGVILANIDHVFSTI, encoded by the coding sequence ATGAGCGTCGACGGCGAAAACCTGGTCATCGCCCAGCTGTACCCCGACGAGCTCGGGGTGACGGGCGACAGCGGCAACGTGCTGGCGATATCGACGCGTCTCGAACGGGCGGGCGCGACCGTGACGGTCGTGCACCACCGGATCGGTGACGCGCTCGTATCCCGGCCCGACATCGTCGTGATCGGCAACGGGCCGCTGTCGGCCGTCCGCTCCGTGATCGACGACCTGCGGCGGATCGCACCAGACCTGACGGAGTGGGTCGCTTCGGGCCTGCCTCTTCTCGCGGTGGGTGCCGGGATGGAAGCTCTCGGCGAGAGCATCGTCACCCCGGACGGGGAGACGATCGACGGGATCGGTGTCTTCCCCCTGTCGACCGATCGCGCCGGAGCCCGCCACGCCGGGTACCTGGTCGTCGATTCGTCCGTCGGTCGTATCGTCGGCTTCGAGGACCACCGCACGGTCACCACTCGACGCGACGGTGCGGCTCCGTTCGGTCGTGTCACGTCCGGCGTCACCGGCACCGCGGGCTTCGAGGACGGCGTCCGCGTGTCCAACGCGATCGGCACGCGCGTCCAGGGGCCGGTGCTCCCGCTGAACCCCGTGCTGACCGATTTCCTCATCGCGCGCGCCCTCGAGCGCCGTGGTCTCGACTGGTCGGCTGGCCCGTCGCACGCCGAACTGGACCGGCTCGCCGAGGAGGCGCGCGGCGTCATCCTCGCCAACATCGATCACGTCTTCAGCACCATCTAG